TGCGCATCGAGTCGATCGAGAGGAGTTGCAGATGCACGACGGCTACGCTGGCCCCGAATCCCATTTTGCCAGGCGAAAGCAGCGTGCTCGATTGTACTCTGCATGTTCCTCCCGGCGGTGACGGCGCCAAGGCAACGATCGTCCTGAAGACGGATAACTCGCATCAGCCGACGGTCTCGGTGCATATGGAGGCGCAGACGCGCGATACCCTCACGATCGAGCCGCTTTCGCTGTACTGGCGACAAGAGACGGCTTCGGGTCCGTTTGTTCGTCGAGTGATTCTCAGACGGTTGGATGAGAGAGGTCTCAGCACACCGAAGGTTCATCTCCCGGCGGGCATGACGTGCGAGATTCGGCGGCTATCCGATGAGGCGTGCGAAGCCGTTCTTACGGTGGCGGAGTGGCCGGAGCGGGAGGACGCGGTGGTGGAGTTTCTGACCGATGTTCGCGGTTTCGAGCGGGTATCGCTCCCGGTCTGTTTTGAGGGATTGCCTCCTGTCGTGATCTTGCCCGAGACGATTTTGATATTCGGGCCTGACGGAAGGGGCTCGGTCTGCCTCTATGGGCAGAACGGATTGGCGGTTACGTCGGCGGAAGTCATCAGGCGACCGGAGTTCCTTGCCGTGACGTTTGCGCGCGACGATGGCGCGATGAAGGTCGAGGCCAGCATGAGCGCGAATACCGGGACTCTGAGCAATTCCGATCATATCGTCATCCGCGCAACGACGGATCAAGGCTCGCACGACCTGACCATACCGGTCAGAGTCTATTTGGATTGAGGGAAAAGAGCCTGTTGTTATCTCTGGCGGGTTGGGAAGTTCCGCTCCTTCATCCGCCGAAGGCGGACGGTTCTTTCGGGGGAATCCACGGCGGTTTGCGGGACGGGCGGCTTTCCGAGGCGTCTTGTGCCGGGAGGTGCCAGCCCCGACTATCGGGTTGCGGGGGGTGCGCGGGGTAGAAGAGTCGTTGTGGCGGGTGAACCTCGCCTTCGGCGAAAACCTCCCGCCCTACGGGGAGCGGGTCCAGTTGGCGAGGTTGGATTCTTTGTTGGGGATGAGGACGGTGTCTTTGAGGTTGGCTGGGCGGACGGAGAGGATGCCTGGGGTTGAACCGGCGTGGCCGGAGTAGTTTTCGGGTTGGGCGGTGTAGATGCTGTCGTTGTCGAGGCCGGTGTAGGGGGTGGTGGACCATTGGACGTGGCTGTCGGCGAAGAGGACGTTTTGGCCGTCGCCGCCGTGGTTGCGGCTGTTGACGTGTTGCTTGAGGTCGTCCGTGTTGGGCGGCGTGCCGTTGGCTGCGTAGTTGGGTTTTGGGCCGTCGTTGGCGTCGGCGGCGATGGGCGTGTTGGGATCGAAGCTATCGGTCCAGAGTTCGGCGGAGGTGCGGCCGTCGGGGAACCGGGTCCAGGGCTGGATGAAGGAGTAGGCGATGACGGCGTCGGGGCTTTTCCAGGGGAAGTCGAGGAGCGAGCGAAGGGCGTTCCATTGGGTGTGGTCGATTTCCTGGTCGGCCTGGTCGGAGGCGGGGCAGAGGAACGCAGATGGGACGAGCAGTCTGGTCCGGCAGAGGGGCCAGAGGTTTTCGGAGACGCTGTGATGGTGGTTGCGGGGAGACAGGTCGCTGGTGAAGGCGTTTTCGGCGGCGATCGTGGCTTGGCCAAATGCGACGATGGGGAACGAGCCGCGGTTGGATGACGCGTAGGCACTGAGAGCGGCGCCGATCTGGCGGAGATTGCCGGCGCAGACGGTTCTTGGCGCGACGCCGGTTGGGCGGCTGAGGAGGTCGTGGATCGGCCCCAGGAGCACGATGATCAGCAGGAGGGCGGGCAAGAGGAAGGCTATGTCGATCAGGGCAAGGCGTCGGGCCATGGGTTGGGCTCCGTGTAGAAACTATTGGTGTAGGATACCACATGGGATTGGGATGGGGAAGAGGCGGGTGAAGCGGCGTTGGCTGGGGGATTTGGGTTGGTTTGGGTTATGATGGGTGTTGGTGTGTTGAGGGGGAGGGCAGGCACAAGGGTTGGCCGTACGGGGGAGAGGGCGGGCATGAGGCTTGCACGTACGGGAGATGGGGGAGGTATGAGGGCTGGCCGCACGGTTGATCAGGAAGGAAAGGAAATGAGAATTGAAAACAGCAAATGCCAAGGTGCAAAATGGGAGGGATTAACCGGGGTGGGGGGGGGTATAAAGATCGATAGGCTTGGGTTTTGGCGAGTTTTTGGAAGGAGTTGGCGATGCGCGGTTTGGGATGGCTGATGACGGGCGTGGCGGCGTTGGCGTGGGCTGGGTCGGCGTGCGGCGAGGTGAGCGTGCACGGGATGTTCGGCGATCATGCGGTGCTTCAGCGGGGGATCGCGGTTCCGGTGTGGGGCAAGGCGGCGGCGGGCGAGAAGGTGGTGGTGACGATCGGCGGCCAGACGGCGACGACGACGGCGGGCGCGGACGGGTCGTGGCGGGTGAATCTCGAGCCGATGGCGGCGGGCGGGCCGCTGGAGATGACGGTGGCGGGGACCAACACGATTGTATTGAAGGACGTGGTGGTCGGCGAGGTGTGGATCGGTTCGGGGCAGTCGAACATGCAGATGACGGTGGGAGGAAGCCGGGACGCCGGTCAGGAGATGGCGGAGGCGACGTATCCGATGATCCGGCAGTGTTCGGTGGCGCATCGGCCGATGGCGGAGCCAACGCCGGAGGTTTCGACGTCGTGGACGGTGTGTTCGCCGGAGACGGTGGGCGGATTTACGGCGGTGGGGTATTTTTTCGCGCGGGATCTGCACAAGGCGTTGGGCGTGCCGGTGGGGATCATCAACAGCAGTTGGGGCGGGACGCCGGCTGAGGCGTGGACGCCGCGCGATGTGATGAAGGCGGAGGGGATCAACGCGGGGATGGTGGAGTATTACGAGCAGTGCGTGGCGAACCAGGACGAGATGATGAAGAAATACCAGGAGGACCTGGCGGCGTACGAGAAGCTCAAGGCGGGAGGGAAGATCCGCGACCGTCAGGAGGACCCGGGCGACAAGGGGTTCGAGCAGGGCTGGGCGAAGGTCGATTTCGACGATTCGGGTTGGGAGCGTATCGAGCTTCCGCGGACGTGGCCGGAGTCGATGGACGGGGCGATCTGGTATCGGCGCGAGGTGACGCTGCCGGAGGATTGGGCGGGTCGCGACGTGCAGATCAGCCTGGGTTCGATCGACGACTACGACGTGACATATTTCAACGGCGAGCGGGTCGGTTCGACGGGCAATGAGACGGCGAACTGGTGGGTACACTGGCGTCAGTACACGATTCCCGGGCGGCTGGTGAAGGCGGGGCGGAACGTGGTGGCGGTGCGGGTGTTTGACGACCTGTCGGGCGGCGGGTTTACGGGGATGCCGGAGGACATGTATGTGAAGGCGGCGGGCGGCGCGGAGCGGATTTCGCTGGCGGGGCCGTGGCGGCAGCAAATGGAGTTGAGTTTGCCCGCGATCCAGGTGAGCCGTCCGCCGAGCGTTCCGTTCGGGCCGAAGAATCCGAACGCGCCGGGCACGCTGTACAACGGGATGATTTATCCGCTGGCGCCGTACGCGGTTCGCGGGGCGATCTGGTATCAGGGCGAGTCGAACGTGGGCCGGCCGGGCGAGTACGCGCGGCTGCTATCGACGATGATTCGCGAGTGGCGGCGGCTTTGGGGTCAGGAGGAGTTTGCGTTCGGGATCGTGCAGTTGGCGAATTTCCTGGCGGTGCAGCGGGACGCGAACGTATCGAGCGGATGGGCGGCGCTGCGGGATGCGCAGCTTCGCGTGTCGCAGATGGACGAGAACGTGGGTCTGGCGGTGATTATCGACATCGGGGAGGCGGCGGACATTCATCCGAAGAACAAGCAGGACGTGGGCAAGCGGTTGGGGCTCTGGGCGCTGGCGACGGTGTACGGGCGGGACGTGGAGTACTGCGGGCCGATCTATAGGTCGATGAAGGTTGAGGACGGGAAGGTGCGGCTGAGCTTCGACCACGTCGGCGGCGGGTTGACTGCCAGGGGCGACGGACCGCTGAAGGGGTTTGCGATCTGCGGCGAGGATGGCCAGTTCGTCTGGGCGGAGGCGAAGATCGAGGGCGAGACGGTGGTGGTCTGGTCGGAGCAGGTGGCCAAGCCGACGGCGGTGCGGTACGCGTGGGCGGATAATCCGGTGTGCAATCTGTACAACGAGGCGGGTTTGCCGGCGAGTCCGTTTTGGGCGCGGGAGTGACGGCGACAAGAGTGGTCCGATGAGTATAATGAAAGCTTATTAGTAATTAGTATAATGATACTTGACATTTTTTACCATTATCGGTACCTTAGGGAGAAGGAGAGAGAGTTGGCGTTGCCTATCTGAGTTTTTGAGCGCTACTCTTGGGGTAGAAGGAGGAAGGAAATGTGGCGAGGGCTGGTTGTGGTGGCGGCGGTGGCGGTATTTGTCGGGTCGGCGGTGGCGACTCCCATCAACTACGGTGATTTTACCGGGGTTACGATGCGCTACCAGCAGATCTCGGAGGACTCGGGAACGGATCCACTTCCGCTGTATAATTCGCCGACGTTGGTCGGGGATACGCTGCAGTTTAACAACCTGAGTTTCTACTCCTCCTCGAGCGGCAACGCGGCCGACACGACGGATGGGAACCTGATGGGGTGGATCGAGGCGAAGGTGGGTTCGGTGATCCAGTCGATCGCGTTTGATGAGTACGGGGACGTTTCGCTGAACGGTAGTCCGCTGAAATGGGGCTATGCGAGCGTGACGAACACCATTTTTGTGCAAGTCCACGAGATCGACCGGGTGGCGGTGGCGCCGTTCACGTTTACGATCGACATGGTGATGACCCCGTCGGACGGGGACTGGACGCTGATGGACGACGGCTACGGCAGTTGGGACTGGGAGGGGCATCTGCTGGCCGACGTGACGCAGGCGCTGCGAGACAAAGGCTATGCGACGGGGTACGCGACGAAGCTCTACTTCGAGATGGACAACACGCTGAACACGTCAAGCGAAACGGGCACATCGGCGTACATTGCCAAGAAGCTGACGGATGGGCTGAAGGTGACGGCGTCGGTGGAGGTGCCGGAGCCGATAACGGTGCTGCTGATGGGTCTGGGGCTTGGGCTGCTGCGGGTTCGTCGGGGATAGGCTTGAGGTTTTTGGGTTTTTGAATTTCAGGGTCCGCTTTCGGGCGGACCCTTTTTCTTTTTACGCTTTGCGCGTTTGTGTTCGGTTTGCCTGTTGACCGTCCGGGGTTGTGAGCGTTTGGTCGGTGTTGGCCGAGCCAGTGTTTTGATTCAGCGGGGATCAACAGCTTACGGCGTTCGGTTCCAGTCGGCGAGGCGTCACGAGAACTTCGACGAGGTTGAGGCTGCGTCGCGGCATGGGTCGGCTCCTTGCAAAAGGTGGCAGGGAAAGAATAGCATGTTTGATGGCGATAGTCGAGGGTGATGGCGGTCGTTGTGGCGGGTGAACCTCGCCTTCGGCGAGAACCTCCCGCCCTACCGGTTGTCGGTGCGCGGTGTCGGCTTTCGTGGTGTTCCGCGTGGTCCGTGCCGGCGGGTTTTGGGGCTTGCTGAAATGGGCGGTTGGGTTGAGAATGGTGCTGAGTTTAGCGGTTTGGAAGGAGATGTGTGGCGTGAGCGCGATGACGGTTCTTGGAGCGGTGCCGGTGGATGAGCTGGGCGTGACGCAGATGCACGAGCACGTGCTGGCGAACAGCGACTATGACGGGAACGACTATAACCTGGTGATGGACGACGTGGAGGTGGCGACGCGGGAGGTCGAGTATTTCAAGGCGGCGGGAGGAAACACCATTGTCGATCTGTCGTGCGTGGGTCTGGGACGCGACGCAGCGGGCCTCAGGCGGATCGCGGAGCGGACGGGCGTGCACGTGATCGCGTGCACGGGTTTTTATCGCGAGTGCAGCTATCCGGCGTATGCGCGGGAGGAGACGGCGGACCAGTTGGCGCGGCGGATGATCCGGGAGCATCGGGAGGGGATCGACGATACGGGCGTCCGGCCGGGCATTCTGGCGGAGATCGCCACGGAGTACGGGGTGGGGAAGATGAGCGTGGGGGAGGAGAAGGTTTTTACGGCGGTGGCGTACGCGCAGGTGGAGACGGGCATGCCGGTTTCGACGCACTGCTGGGCGGGCGAGCTGGCGCACGAGCAGATCGCGGTGCTGACGCGGAACGGGGTGTCGCCGGGCAAGATCGTGATCGGGCATCTGGCGGTGGATGGGACGGCGGAGGCGCGGATTCCGAAGATCGCGGAGAAGGGGGTGTTTCTGGGGATCGACTGCATCGGGTACGCGTACGAGCGGGTGGTGGTGATGAAGGACGCGGAGCGGGCGCGGCTGGTGCGACGGCTGATTGACGCGGGTTTTTTGAACCAGATCACGATGTCGCAGGACGTGGCCCGCAAGCTGCTGTTGAAGCACTATCACGGGATCGGGTACGAGTATCTGCTGCGCCGCTTCGTTCCGATGCTGAGGGACAATGGGGTGACGCAGGAGCAGATTCATACGATTCTGGTGGAGAATCCCAAGCGGGCGTTCGCCTGAGAGGGGCGCGCTAAGAAGGTTTTTCGGGGATTCCTTTCTTAGTGGCGGTCGCTAAGAAAGGTCGCCTTCGCTGGGCAGGCGGCCGCTATCATCGGCACTACTGTGTGTTCAGTTATAGTTTAGGCTGTGAAATGCTGGGTGGGCGTTGGGTGGTGCGTCGGAACGACTCACCCTACCGGGAGAGCGGGCGTCTTTGGCGAGCGGAGGGCTGGCCGGAGGGTGGCGTTGCGGAGGCGGGCGCATAGAATATGGATTTGCGGCTTGGTGTGCGTTGGCGGAGACTGGAGCGGACGGCGATGTTGACGGCGGAGACGATAGCGGAGGCGAGGCGGGCGGTTCGGACGGCTCGCGGGCAGGGCCGTCGGGTGGGTCTGGTTCCGACGATGGGGGCGCTGCACGAGGGGCACTTGTCGCTGATGGCGGCGGCGAGGGCGGAATGCGAGTTTGTGGCGGTCAGCATTTTCGTGAATCCGATCCAGTTCGGGCCGAATGAGGACTATCAGCGGTATCCGCGGCCGATCGAGCGGGATCTGGCGGCGTGTCGCGAGGCGGGCGTGGACCTGGTGTTTGCCCCGTCGGCTGGGGAGATGTACCGGCAGGAGCGGCTGACGTCGGTGGTGGTGCGCGGGATGACCGAGGGGCTGTGCGGTCGGCAGCGGCCGGGGCATTTTGAGGGGGTGACCACGGTGGTGGCCAAGCTGTTCAATATCCTGGATCCGGATGCGGCGTATTTCGGCGAGAAGGACGCCCAGCAGGCGCTGGTGTTGCGTAAGATGGTGGTGGACCTGGACTTCCCGATCGCGATGCGTTTTTGCCCGACGGTCCGTGAGGCGGACGGGCTGGCCCTCAGTTCGCGGAACGCGTACCTGTCGGCGGACGAGCGGGAGCGGGCGCTGTGCCTGAGCCGGGGGCTGGAGGCGGGCCGCCGGATGATCGCGGAGGGGCGGACCGAGGCGGCGGCGATCGCGGCGGCGATGCGGCGGATCATCGAGGCGGCTGAGCCTGAGAAGATCGACTACATCGAGATCGTCGATCCGCATACGCTTGGGCCGGTGGCACGGGTGGCGGGGCCGGTGCTGATGGCGACGGCGGTGCGGATCGGGCGCACGCGGCTGATCGACAATATTCTCGTGGACAGCCAAGGGAATAAGATTAGAATGAACGATTTGTTCCTCTAGAAGTGGTTGCGGAGATTTCGTAATGTTGCTGAAGTTCCTGCGGTCGAAGATTCATGGGGCGAAGGTGACCGAGGCGAATATCAACTACATCGGATCCATCGCCATCGACACGCAGTTGATGGAGGCGGCGGGCCTGAGGACCAGCGAGATCGTGATGGTGGCGGACGTGGAGAACGGGAACCGGCTGATGACGTACGTGATTCCGGCGCCGGCGGGTTCGAAGACGATCTGTTTGAACGGGGCGGCGGCGCGGCTGGTGAGCGTGGGGGATACGGTGCTGGTGTTTTCGTTCGCGTATTTGACGGAAGAGGAGGCGGCGCGGCATCGGGCGAGGATCGTGCTGATGGGGGAGGATAATGAGGTCAAAGAGATTTTCGATCAGTGAGGGGGGAGAAGGCTCTAGGCTCTAGGCTCTAGGCTCTAGGCTCTAGGCTCTAGGCTTTAGGCTTTAGGGTCCGCCTTCGGCGGACGAAGTGCAGAATGCAAAGTGCGAAGTGCAAAGTGCAAAATGGGGAGGAGGGGCGGTTGGTCAGGGAGCTTGAGATGGAAATGACAAAATACGGGAGGAGTTGGTAGCTTGCATCCGACACTATTTCACCTGGGTCCGATCCCGATCCGGTCGTACGGTTTCATGATCATGATCGGGTTTCTGGTGGCTGTGCATCTGGCGGGGCGTCGGGCGAGGAAGGTGGGGGCGGATGAGGAGTTCGTGCTGAATCTGGGATTGCTGGCGCTGGTGGTGGGGATCATCGGGGCGCGGGCGTTTTTCGTGATCCACCGGTTGCCGCAGTTTCTGGCCCAGCCGAATCCGGTGTTGGCGATGCTGAACATCATCGGCGGCGGGTTGGAGTTTTACGGCGGGTTCCTCAGCGCGGTGGTCGCGGTGATCATTTACCTGCGGCTGAAGAAGAAGTCGATCCGGTGGTATTTGGACATTCTGGCCCCTTCGATCATGCTGGGACTGGCGTTCGGGCGGATCGGGTGTTTGCTGAACGGCTGTTGCTGGGGCGGCGTGACGAGTCTGCCGATGGCGATCCGGTTTCCGTATTTCAGCCTGCCGTTCCAGCACCAGGTGTTCGAGACGCAGCAGTTGGCGGTGCCGGGCGAGTTTCTGGTGGCCAGTCCGGATCGCAGCCCGGACCTGTTCCACGGCGAGATTCTGGAGATGACGGACGAGGAGTTCCAGGCGGAGCTGGAGACGGCCAAGCCGGACACGCCGCTTGGCGCGATTTACGGCCGGCATCACGGGCACCTGGAGCGGTACGGGGTGACGCTGGCGGATCTGCGCGAATTGATAGAGCGGATGGATTTGCGGTCGCTGCCGGTGCATCCGACGCAGCTCTACTCGTCGCTTAACGCGGTGTTCATTTCGGTGATTTTGGGGATGTATTTCTGGCGGCGGAAGCGTCACGGGATGGTGGTGGCGTGGATGTTCGTGATCTACCCGATCAGCCGGTTTTTGCTGGAGATGGTGCGGACGGACAACGCGCAGGACACGTTCGGGCTGACGGTTTCGCAGGGGGTGAGCGTGGCGGTGATTCCGCTGGCGCTGCTGCTGATGTGGGTGCTGCACCGTCTGCCGGAGGTCTCGCCGCGGGCGAAGGCCGAGATGGAGGCGCATGCGGCGAAGCAGGCCCGGCCGGTTGAGGGGAAGTGAGGCCTGTGGAAGACGTGGCGGGCGAGCAGCGACGATCGCCGCGGGATCGCGCAGCGGTCCAGGGGCTCGCGCCCCTGGCTACACCCCTTCGCCCCGTTGGGGCGACCGCTTTGGCGCGTAGCCATAGTGTGGGACGCCACAGGTCAATCGGAAGGCGGGTCTTGGGTCGGCTTATTGGAGTTTTGGGGAGACCTCGAGGGCGGATGGTGAGTAGAGGTCGAGGCCGCCGTCGGCGAGGTGGCGGGCGATGGCGATGGTTTTTTGGATCGATTCGCGGGTGTAGTCGCCGAGGATGGGGGTGCCGAGGGGTTGGCCGAGGGCTCCCTGGCACTGGTCGCATCCGAGGAGGCCTTGTCCGCCGCAAATTTGGCAGGTGACCACGCCGACGCCCTGGCAGGTGGGGCAGGTTTTTTCGCGGTTTGAGGGCAGGTAGCGGGTTTTTCGTTTGCCCTGGACGGCGATGCGCTGGCGGATTTCGCCGCGGCCTTTGCATTCGGGGCACCGCTGCTGGCCGCTGGCGGAGCAGGCGTGGCAGTCGGCTGATCCGGTTCCGCCGCAGCGGTCGCAGACGTCGGGGCGGGCTTGGCCTTCGCATTGGGCGGCGAGGTCGGCCAGCGCGACGAGCGAGACGTGGTCGGCCAGTTCGACGGTTTGCGGCGAGCGCATAGCGGCGCGGAGGTGTTCAGCGGCTTGGTCGTAACGGCCGGCGAGGTAGGCATCGAGTCCCTCGGCCAGCGCGGCGAGCGATCGGAGGCGTTGTTGGTCGTGGGCCTCGCGGAGTTCGGCGAGGGCGGCGACCTGGTCGGCGTCGTAGGGGTCGGCGAGCACGGCTGCGCGCAGCGACGTGACTTGGTCGATCGGATCACCGCGGCCGTTCTGGCCGGAGCAGATCGAGAGCGGCAGGGCCAGGGCCAACGTCCACAGCGTGATGATGCGTACCGTTCTATCCCGCATGGCGCACCCTCCCGTCGTCTGGCCGCTGGGCGACCCGCGATTCGGCGGCTTTTTGTCTGGCGAGCACGTCGCAGAGGTGGAGGTTGTGGCAGGCGGCGGCGCGGATTTCCTGGAGCACGTCGTCGGCTTCGCGTTGGGCCTGGCGGCGGTCGTCGGCGAGCTGCGCGAGCGGTTCGGCGAGGCGACCGGTCCGGTCGCGGGCCTGGGCCAGGAGTTCGAGCAATTCGCCGGCGGCGTCCATGTTGACGGCGATCCGCTGGAGGACGGTCCGGCAGGCG
The genomic region above belongs to Phycisphaerae bacterium and contains:
- a CDS encoding 9-O-acetylesterase translates to MRGLGWLMTGVAALAWAGSACGEVSVHGMFGDHAVLQRGIAVPVWGKAAAGEKVVVTIGGQTATTTAGADGSWRVNLEPMAAGGPLEMTVAGTNTIVLKDVVVGEVWIGSGQSNMQMTVGGSRDAGQEMAEATYPMIRQCSVAHRPMAEPTPEVSTSWTVCSPETVGGFTAVGYFFARDLHKALGVPVGIINSSWGGTPAEAWTPRDVMKAEGINAGMVEYYEQCVANQDEMMKKYQEDLAAYEKLKAGGKIRDRQEDPGDKGFEQGWAKVDFDDSGWERIELPRTWPESMDGAIWYRREVTLPEDWAGRDVQISLGSIDDYDVTYFNGERVGSTGNETANWWVHWRQYTIPGRLVKAGRNVVAVRVFDDLSGGGFTGMPEDMYVKAAGGAERISLAGPWRQQMELSLPAIQVSRPPSVPFGPKNPNAPGTLYNGMIYPLAPYAVRGAIWYQGESNVGRPGEYARLLSTMIREWRRLWGQEEFAFGIVQLANFLAVQRDANVSSGWAALRDAQLRVSQMDENVGLAVIIDIGEAADIHPKNKQDVGKRLGLWALATVYGRDVEYCGPIYRSMKVEDGKVRLSFDHVGGGLTARGDGPLKGFAICGEDGQFVWAEAKIEGETVVVWSEQVAKPTAVRYAWADNPVCNLYNEAGLPASPFWARE
- a CDS encoding aspartate 1-decarboxylase yields the protein MLLKFLRSKIHGAKVTEANINYIGSIAIDTQLMEAAGLRTSEIVMVADVENGNRLMTYVIPAPAGSKTICLNGAAARLVSVGDTVLVFSFAYLTEEEAARHRARIVLMGEDNEVKEIFDQ
- a CDS encoding phosphotriesterase-related protein (phosphotriesterase homology protein; PhP; YhfV; member of a family of proteins related to phosphotriesterase (PTE)), producing MSAMTVLGAVPVDELGVTQMHEHVLANSDYDGNDYNLVMDDVEVATREVEYFKAAGGNTIVDLSCVGLGRDAAGLRRIAERTGVHVIACTGFYRECSYPAYAREETADQLARRMIREHREGIDDTGVRPGILAEIATEYGVGKMSVGEEKVFTAVAYAQVETGMPVSTHCWAGELAHEQIAVLTRNGVSPGKIVIGHLAVDGTAEARIPKIAEKGVFLGIDCIGYAYERVVVMKDAERARLVRRLIDAGFLNQITMSQDVARKLLLKHYHGIGYEYLLRRFVPMLRDNGVTQEQIHTILVENPKRAFA
- a CDS encoding prolipoprotein diacylglyceryl transferase — translated: MHPTLFHLGPIPIRSYGFMIMIGFLVAVHLAGRRARKVGADEEFVLNLGLLALVVGIIGARAFFVIHRLPQFLAQPNPVLAMLNIIGGGLEFYGGFLSAVVAVIIYLRLKKKSIRWYLDILAPSIMLGLAFGRIGCLLNGCCWGGVTSLPMAIRFPYFSLPFQHQVFETQQLAVPGEFLVASPDRSPDLFHGEILEMTDEEFQAELETAKPDTPLGAIYGRHHGHLERYGVTLADLRELIERMDLRSLPVHPTQLYSSLNAVFISVILGMYFWRRKRHGMVVAWMFVIYPISRFLLEMVRTDNAQDTFGLTVSQGVSVAVIPLALLLMWVLHRLPEVSPRAKAEMEAHAAKQARPVEGK
- a CDS encoding DUF1573 domain-containing protein, encoding MAAGVPLGMWFVRHVAFAREPLVIDGQTWAQKDVQPGASLSRRFTITNRSASPVRIESIERSCRCTTATLAPNPILPGESSVLDCTLHVPPGGDGAKATIVLKTDNSHQPTVSVHMEAQTRDTLTIEPLSLYWRQETASGPFVRRVILRRLDERGLSTPKVHLPAGMTCEIRRLSDEACEAVLTVAEWPEREDAVVEFLTDVRGFERVSLPVCFEGLPPVVILPETILIFGPDGRGSVCLYGQNGLAVTSAEVIRRPEFLAVTFARDDGAMKVEASMSANTGTLSNSDHIVIRATTDQGSHDLTIPVRVYLD
- a CDS encoding PEP-CTERM sorting domain-containing protein yields the protein MWRGLVVVAAVAVFVGSAVATPINYGDFTGVTMRYQQISEDSGTDPLPLYNSPTLVGDTLQFNNLSFYSSSSGNAADTTDGNLMGWIEAKVGSVIQSIAFDEYGDVSLNGSPLKWGYASVTNTIFVQVHEIDRVAVAPFTFTIDMVMTPSDGDWTLMDDGYGSWDWEGHLLADVTQALRDKGYATGYATKLYFEMDNTLNTSSETGTSAYIAKKLTDGLKVTASVEVPEPITVLLMGLGLGLLRVRRG
- a CDS encoding pantoate--beta-alanine ligase; this encodes MLTAETIAEARRAVRTARGQGRRVGLVPTMGALHEGHLSLMAAARAECEFVAVSIFVNPIQFGPNEDYQRYPRPIERDLAACREAGVDLVFAPSAGEMYRQERLTSVVVRGMTEGLCGRQRPGHFEGVTTVVAKLFNILDPDAAYFGEKDAQQALVLRKMVVDLDFPIAMRFCPTVREADGLALSSRNAYLSADERERALCLSRGLEAGRRMIAEGRTEAAAIAAAMRRIIEAAEPEKIDYIEIVDPHTLGPVARVAGPVLMATAVRIGRTRLIDNILVDSQGNKIRMNDLFL